ATTCTTTCTTTGTTAAAATTTAACTGAGCTTGAGTAATTAATTGTCCAACATTAAAATCTAATTCTCTTAAAATAATTTCATCTTCGGTAATTTCATTTCCGGAAATTTTTATTGAATCAATTTTATAAAATATTTCAGTAGAATTTAGTTCATCATTTTGTGCAAAAATTGAAGTGAAGATAAAAAATAAAACTGTTAATAAAATTCTTTTCAAAATTTAATTTCCTATCAGAAACAATAAGAATGTTCAACTTTTATACATGAATCTTGAATAACAGTTATTCCCTTTTCAATAGAACTTTTTACTGCCTCATCATTTCTAATTCCCAATTGAAGCCAAAGAACTTTTGGATTTATTTCATTCACATCTTCAATAATTTGAGGAATATCTTCAGATTTTCTGAAAACATTTACAATATCAATTTTGTGCGGAATTTCTTTTAATGAATTATAAACTTTTATTCCATCTGCATTGGAAAAAGTTTTATTAGGATTTACTCCAACAACATCATAACCGTTACGTCGAAGGTAATCGGCAATATTTCTGCTAGTTCTAAACGAATTGCTTGAAATTCCAACAACAGCAATTGTTTTAGAATTTTTCAATATTTCACAAGACTCGCTCATTGTTTTCATTTATTTGTATGATTCAATTGGTTCGCAACTGCATACTAAATTTCTATCACCATAAGCATTATCTATTCTATTTACAGTTGGCCAAAACTTATTTTTCATTACCCAATCAACCGGCGCAACAGCTTTGGAAATTGGATAAGGGTGAGTCCATTCTTTAACAACATCATTTAAAGTATGCGGCGCATTTTTCAAAACATTTTCTTCTTTTGAATATTTTCCGTTTTCTATTTCATCAATTTCAGAATAAATCAATTCCATTGCATTACAGAATTTATCAAGCTCAAACTTTGATTCACTTTCAGTAGGTTCAATCATTAAAGTTCCAGCAACTGGAAAAGAAACCGTTGGAGCGTGATAGCCATAATCCATAAGTCTTTTAGCAATATCTTCAACTTCAACGTTCGCACGAGTTTTAAACTCTCTTGTATCTAAAATCATTTCATGAGCAACAAATCCATTTTTGCCTTCATAAAGAGTTTTATAATTTTTACCTAATTTTGATTTTATATAATTCGCATTTAAAATTGCTATTTGAGTGGCCATTTTTAAACCTTCACTACCCATCATTCTTATATATGCATAAGAAATTGTAAGCACACTTGCACTTCCAAACGGTGAAGAAGAAACAGCATGTATTGATTTTTCACCTCCAATTTTCACAACAGAGTGGCCGGGTAAATATTTTTTTAATTCTTCTGAAACTGCAATTGGTCCAACTCCCGGACCGCCGCCGCCATGCGGAATTGCAAAAGTTTTATGTAGGTTTAAATGACATACATCAGCACCAATTTTTGCTGGATTAGTTAAACAAAGTTGAGCATTTAAATTTGCTCCATCCATATAAACCAATCCGCCATTATCATGAATGATTTTCGTTATATCAATTATATTTTCTTCAAAAACTCCGTGTGTTGATGGATATGTAACCATCAATCCAGCCAAAATATTTTTGTTTTGTTCAGCTTTTATTTTTAAATCATCAAGATCGATATTTCCATATTCATCACACTTTACAACAACTACTTTATTTCCTGCTAATACTGCACTTGCTGGATTTGTTCCATGCGCAGAGGATGGAATAAGAATTACATTTCTTTCAAAATTCCCTCTATCTAAATGATATGCACGGATTACAAGAAGTCCTGCATATTCACCTTGCGCGCCAGAATTTGGTTGAAGAGAAACACCCGGCAATCCAGTTAATTCAGCAATTTGATTCTGCAATTTTTCAATCATAATTGAATAACCTTCAACTTGATCAAACGGTGCAAACGGATGAATATTACTAAATTTAGGATTTGACAAAGCATATAATTCACTTGCTGCATTCAATTTCATTGTGCAAGAACCAAGAGGTATCATTGATGAAGTTAAAGATAAATCTTTCTTCTCTAAACTTTTTATGTATCTCATCATTTCGGATTCTGAATGATAATTTTCAAAAACTTGATTTGTTAGAAATTCAGAATTTCTTTTAAGTTCTTTTGGAATACTTTCAAAATTATTTTCAGTGT
The nucleotide sequence above comes from Ignavibacteriota bacterium. Encoded proteins:
- a CDS encoding CoA-binding protein: MKTMSESCEILKNSKTIAVVGISSNSFRTSRNIADYLRRNGYDVVGVNPNKTFSNADGIKVYNSLKEIPHKIDIVNVFRKSEDIPQIIEDVNEINPKVLWLQLGIRNDEAVKSSIEKGITVIQDSCIKVEHSYCF
- the gcvP gene encoding aminomethyl-transferring glycine dehydrogenase, which codes for MNFYSNYDKFVNRHIPHTEKEIKEMLQTIGIDSLDELIEKTIPSSIRLEKSPQLDSALTETELLNEMQNLGSKNKIFKNFIGQGYYGTITPSVIKRNILENSGWYTQYTPYQAEISQGRLEALLNFQTMISDLTALPIANASLLDEGTSAAEAMNMLFGLRKQNKKNADTILVSDKVFTQTVDVLKTRAIPLGIKIKIDAVENFNLADNIFAILVQYPNEDGSIFDLTKLFCDAKEKGIYKIVAADILSLSLLKPPGEFDADVVVGSTQRFGIPMGFGGPHAAYFATKEEFKRSIPGRIIGISVDSKGNRALRMALQTREQHIKRERATSNICTAQVLLAIMSGMYAVYHGKNGILKIAERINSLTKYLYSNLKNMEIEFISETFFDTLTFTLNLEHYRKLKDLTLENEINLNWIENSKVGISIGEDINFDDIVKLIELISQAINKPFIHTENNFESIPKELKRNSEFLTNQVFENYHSESEMMRYIKSLEKKDLSLTSSMIPLGSCTMKLNAASELYALSNPKFSNIHPFAPFDQVEGYSIMIEKLQNQIAELTGLPGVSLQPNSGAQGEYAGLLVIRAYHLDRGNFERNVILIPSSAHGTNPASAVLAGNKVVVVKCDEYGNIDLDDLKIKAEQNKNILAGLMVTYPSTHGVFEENIIDITKIIHDNGGLVYMDGANLNAQLCLTNPAKIGADVCHLNLHKTFAIPHGGGGPGVGPIAVSEELKKYLPGHSVVKIGGEKSIHAVSSSPFGSASVLTISYAYIRMMGSEGLKMATQIAILNANYIKSKLGKNYKTLYEGKNGFVAHEMILDTREFKTRANVEVEDIAKRLMDYGYHAPTVSFPVAGTLMIEPTESESKFELDKFCNAMELIYSEIDEIENGKYSKEENVLKNAPHTLNDVVKEWTHPYPISKAVAPVDWVMKNKFWPTVNRIDNAYGDRNLVCSCEPIESYK